TTTTCAATTTTCTGATATCCGGTGATAATTACTTCCTGAATATTATTTTTTTCTGGAATATCGTCACTTACAACAGGAATCAAAGTAATATTATAACTAGTTTGCCCTTCGTAAATCTGAATTATTTTAGGTTCATATCCAAGATAACTTACCGTTACAGATTTTGTATCTGCAGGGATTTCTAAAGTAAAATTTCCGTTCTTATCTGTGATGGTACCGATAGAAACACTTTCAATAATTCCGGTCTGATTCGTTTTTGTAGAAACAGACTGTGTTTCAATTTTTATAGATGCTCCTGCGATTACTTTTGAAGTATCTCCGTCATCAATTTTTCCGGTAATGGTTTTCTTTTCCTGGGCTAATGCAATCTGAGCCGCCAAAAGAGGTAAAAGTATAAATGCTTTTTTCATAACTGATTACTTGTTTAAAGCCTCTTTAATACGGATGATTAAGTCAGCATAATGAGCCTTAGAGGCATCATCTCCTTTGTTTTTACTTTTATTCAATAAATTCAACACTTTCTGAAGCTCTGCTCTTTTGTAAGTAGTAACTTCAGACACTCTTTTCATAGATGAATAATTGATATTCCTAAGACTTTGAGCTTCTTCCTGGAAATTACAGATCATCGGAATATTCAACGTTTTATCTGTTTTAATTGCTTTCACAGCAGTTTTTTCAAATAATTTGTTCACTGAAACGATCAAGGCATCCACATAGTTTTTCTGCGTCATTTTTTCAAGGATTGTCAAGCTTCCTTTTTTATTGAAAATTGAACCTCTTACCTGATCAAATAAATTCTCAACAGTATAAATTTCTTCTTTAGAACCAGCAACTTCATGTTTCAATTCATTTTCCAGCATTCTCAACAAACGGTCATCCATAAATAATGAATAGAGATTACCATACTGCATTCCTCTTGCTAAATTGTAAGGAGTCTGCTCAAATGGTCCCATTGGAGAGTTTTTAACAGGATACGTTTTCTCAGTAATAGGATTGAAGAACAACCATTTCGGAAGATTTATCGAGTTTTTAATTAAATAATCAACCGCTCTCTTCTGCGTTTCGGCAGGAACTGCTTCATAAGCTTTTTTCTTGCTTCCAAAAACAGTATTATCTAAATAAACTCCTCCTACATTTGCCATTACATGACCCGAATACAAATCCCATTGTCCGATAGCTCCTAAATACAGTTTTCCTGCATCGGTATAGCTTTTTCCGTCTTCATAAGTCCATTTTAAAAGATTATCGATAACGATCTTTAAATTTTTCATTCCATATTCACTGGCCTTCATCGCATCATCACCTAAATCTTCTGATTGTGAACGAGGATCAATAGTTTCTAAATAACTTTGCTGTTCACCATAAAAATAAGTTGGATCATCTTGGTGCTTTTCTATTAAATTTCTCAACGCATTTTTCTCAGAAACCGCATCAGGATACCAACGGTAACCCCATTCAATAGCATATTTATCATACATACCGATTTTTGGAGTGATTGAGGTAACCCCATCTTCCGGTTGCGCTACATAATTGTAACGTGCATAATCCATAATCGAAGGCGCTGTACCTCCCATTCTATCTGTAAACTCTTTTGAACGTAAAGATTCTACAGGGAAAGCAAATGAAGAACCCATATTATGTTTCAAACCAAATGTATGACCTACTTCATGAGAAGAAACAAAACGAATTGCTTCACCCATATGCTCATCACTAAACACATTTCCTCTTGCTTTTGGGTCAATTGGCCCGGTCTGAATTCTCATCCATTCCTGAAGGGAGGTCATTACATTATGCCACCAGATAATATCAGATTCAATGATCTCACCACTTCTGGGATCGACAACCGAAGGTCCCATCGCATTAGATTTTGGTGAAGCTGCATAGGTAATCACCGAATATCTTACATCATCAATATCAAAATCGGTATCATTTTCATCCGGCATTTTTGCGATAACGGCATTTTTAAAACCTGCCTTTTCGAAAGCAACCTGCCAATCATAAACTCCTGCTATAATTTTTTCACGCCATTGAATGGGTGTCGCGGGATCAATATAATAAACGATAGGCTTTTTAGGCTCTACCAATTCTCCTCTCAGATACTTTTCTTTGTCTTCATCTTTAGGTTCCAAACGCCATCTTGTAATAAAACGTTTTTCATCCATTCTCTGTTGACGGTCATTAAAAGCCCAATGTCTTTCACTGAAAAAACCAACTCTAGGATCATCGGTTCTGGAATTCATCGGCACTTTAGAAAGCAATACAATATTGCTCGTCACACCCAATGT
Above is a genomic segment from Chryseobacterium mulctrae containing:
- a CDS encoding zinc-dependent metalloprotease; the protein is MKCTILMKNYRLALYLGLSLASPAAFAQKKDTVKTDKEKSAKTDTSSKKTKKIDELIKKGTYKKGLFNTIQVKTDIYFEIPDSLIGRQFLVVNKLSQVPMQVNEAGLNKGMNYENKVISFHRDRVAKKIWVKTVVPQVSSPKNDVITRSVKDNFSESVIEVFDIEAQNADSTSVAIKVNKVFDGNQKSFNDVLANVGLGGSVKSNLSYIENVKTFPKNLVVKSQLTTSVNEGGVDLPVTLGVTSNIVLLSKVPMNSRTDDPRVGFFSERHWAFNDRQQRMDEKRFITRWRLEPKDEDKEKYLRGELVEPKKPIVYYIDPATPIQWREKIIAGVYDWQVAFEKAGFKNAVIAKMPDENDTDFDIDDVRYSVITYAASPKSNAMGPSVVDPRSGEIIESDIIWWHNVMTSLQEWMRIQTGPIDPKARGNVFSDEHMGEAIRFVSSHEVGHTFGLKHNMGSSFAFPVESLRSKEFTDRMGGTAPSIMDYARYNYVAQPEDGVTSITPKIGMYDKYAIEWGYRWYPDAVSEKNALRNLIEKHQDDPTYFYGEQQSYLETIDPRSQSEDLGDDAMKASEYGMKNLKIVIDNLLKWTYEDGKSYTDAGKLYLGAIGQWDLYSGHVMANVGGVYLDNTVFGSKKKAYEAVPAETQKRAVDYLIKNSINLPKWLFFNPITEKTYPVKNSPMGPFEQTPYNLARGMQYGNLYSLFMDDRLLRMLENELKHEVAGSKEEIYTVENLFDQVRGSIFNKKGSLTILEKMTQKNYVDALIVSVNKLFEKTAVKAIKTDKTLNIPMICNFQEEAQSLRNINYSSMKRVSEVTTYKRAELQKVLNLLNKSKNKGDDASKAHYADLIIRIKEALNK